In one Roseburia intestinalis L1-82 genomic region, the following are encoded:
- a CDS encoding HD-GYP domain protein: MNLSINANGFSNVQNTAAGHKAEQANKQGKSAFFAGSPVLTTKNQIEQRKKMAQKSALKLVKDAWDNDQAVEKTVASQRQRYAELDAQRTEAKKALAGYEDQEKTLKEQCNVADDSKEQQDLNLLEKRQEYRRGVGEKLTRDEWKKLNEIDKQPLTEYQKRALEIHAQAVEEKVTIRDTTSGMQAAVGNVKRIMIEKLKTHGMVDAKNAADDIMDAANDDVVSMLVSDVKDGIDEKMEEAKEDAKDVADEKEKRQERLDALEEKRAVEKALIEGTKEAVDRAKEKQQKHEAPDMKLDEMLTLTTEHKQMNGVEQGLDDIKSSMKVLEADLKGIKVDKEV, translated from the coding sequence ATGAATTTATCGATCAATGCAAACGGTTTTTCAAATGTACAGAATACAGCGGCAGGGCACAAAGCAGAGCAGGCAAATAAACAGGGAAAAAGCGCATTTTTTGCGGGAAGTCCGGTACTGACAACAAAAAATCAGATCGAACAGCGAAAAAAGATGGCACAGAAAAGTGCCTTAAAACTGGTGAAAGATGCGTGGGATAACGACCAGGCTGTGGAAAAAACGGTCGCATCGCAAAGACAACGCTATGCGGAATTAGACGCACAGCGGACGGAGGCAAAGAAGGCACTTGCCGGTTATGAAGACCAGGAAAAAACATTGAAGGAACAGTGCAACGTAGCAGACGATTCCAAAGAACAGCAGGATTTAAACCTGTTGGAAAAGAGACAGGAATACAGGCGCGGTGTGGGTGAGAAACTGACTAGGGATGAGTGGAAAAAGTTAAATGAGATCGATAAGCAGCCACTCACAGAGTACCAGAAACGGGCACTTGAGATCCATGCCCAGGCGGTAGAAGAAAAGGTTACGATCCGCGATACAACCAGTGGAATGCAGGCTGCCGTCGGCAATGTGAAGCGTATTATGATCGAAAAATTAAAGACACATGGAATGGTGGATGCGAAAAATGCTGCCGATGATATCATGGATGCTGCAAACGATGATGTGGTCTCCATGCTTGTCTCTGATGTGAAAGATGGCATTGATGAGAAGATGGAAGAGGCAAAAGAGGATGCAAAGGATGTCGCAGACGAAAAAGAAAAGCGTCAGGAACGTTTAGATGCCTTAGAGGAAAAACGTGCGGTAGAAAAAGCTCTGATCGAGGGCACCAAAGAGGCTGTGGACCGTGCAAAGGAAAAACAGCAGAAACATGAGGCACCGGATATGAAGTTAGATGAGATGCTGACACTCACGACAGAACATAAGCAGATGAACGGTGTGGAGCAGGGACTTGATGACATTAAAAGCAGCATGAAGGTTTTAGAGGCAGATTTAAAAGGAATCAAGGTTGACAAGGAGGTCTAG
- a CDS encoding HD-GYP domain-containing protein — protein sequence MAKYEKTERLEKVPMEYLWEGLVLSDNLYNYNGSVLLVPSGEVITKSKLDKLINFSDGNNYITTFRGSYEYIMKGKDRPAEIQQKMLENRTGYTELRKGIDHVLQMSKNAMFVNHAEVEGMMEKVYGRMVSVDAGEIFQCITVPRPVDEALQRHSLNVALLNGIMGQWLGLDEKDIRSLILTGVLHDIGKTKIPEEILNAPRKLTPEEFEVMKRHPLYSFELLGDDISEDVRYAVRWHHEKLDGKGYPDGLKAESISYFARITTISDIYDAMLSARSYKKEKIPFDVLQWFVTEGSKGIDQNLLNIFIKNMVKVYRQQQVIMSDGREGCVEYIPLNDMDHPIVSVGEEVRQVDEDWYCVHMV from the coding sequence ATGGCAAAATACGAAAAAACAGAACGTCTCGAAAAAGTACCGATGGAGTATTTGTGGGAGGGACTTGTTTTATCAGATAATCTTTACAATTATAATGGAAGCGTACTTTTAGTGCCAAGCGGAGAAGTTATCACGAAAAGCAAACTTGATAAACTGATCAATTTCAGTGATGGCAACAATTATATTACAACATTCCGCGGATCTTATGAGTATATCATGAAGGGAAAAGACCGTCCGGCTGAAATACAGCAGAAAATGTTGGAAAACAGGACCGGGTATACAGAACTGCGCAAAGGCATCGACCATGTGCTTCAGATGAGTAAAAATGCGATGTTTGTCAATCATGCTGAAGTGGAAGGCATGATGGAGAAAGTATATGGCAGAATGGTATCCGTGGATGCGGGGGAGATTTTCCAGTGTATTACCGTGCCAAGACCGGTTGACGAGGCATTACAGAGACATTCCCTAAACGTTGCACTTTTAAACGGGATCATGGGACAGTGGTTAGGACTCGATGAAAAAGATATCCGGAGTCTGATTTTAACAGGTGTGCTTCATGATATCGGAAAGACGAAGATCCCGGAAGAAATATTAAATGCACCGCGGAAACTGACACCGGAAGAATTTGAGGTTATGAAAAGACATCCGCTATATTCTTTTGAACTGCTTGGGGATGATATCAGCGAGGATGTACGCTATGCAGTACGCTGGCATCATGAAAAGCTGGATGGAAAAGGTTATCCGGACGGCTTAAAGGCAGAATCTATTTCTTATTTTGCAAGGATTACAACGATTTCTGATATTTATGATGCGATGCTTTCTGCACGCAGTTACAAAAAAGAGAAGATTCCGTTTGATGTACTGCAATGGTTTGTAACCGAGGGCAGCAAAGGAATTGACCAGAATCTTCTCAATATATTTATCAAAAATATGGTAAAAGTATACAGACAACAGCAGGTCATCATGTCAGACGGCAGGGAAGGGTGCGTGGAATATATCCCATTAAACGATATGGATCATCCGATCGTTTCTGTCGGAGAAGAAGTGAGACAGGTGGATGAAGACTGGTACTGCGTACATATGGTTTAA
- a CDS encoding Crp/Fnr family transcriptional regulator translates to MDYQFLSQTMLFSGESPEEIKEMLSCLGAVTRSYGKGEIIYHAGECVHSMGLVLSGNVQIESDDVWGNHSVLDDITPGFFFAETYASLSKEPLMVNVVSAAAKTEVLFLNIGRLLTTCTNSCTHHNRLIHNLFFISARKNLLLSRRIFHTTPKSIRGRLLSYLSAQSAAANSLDFTIPFNRQQLADYLNVDRSALSAELSKMQREGLLTTERNHFTLCEDPLES, encoded by the coding sequence ATGGATTATCAGTTTTTAAGTCAGACAATGCTGTTTTCGGGCGAATCGCCGGAAGAAATCAAAGAAATGCTCTCCTGCCTCGGTGCAGTCACAAGAAGCTACGGAAAAGGTGAGATCATCTATCATGCCGGAGAATGCGTGCATTCGATGGGACTGGTGCTCTCCGGAAATGTTCAGATTGAAAGTGATGATGTCTGGGGAAATCACAGTGTACTAGATGACATAACTCCCGGCTTTTTCTTCGCCGAAACTTATGCGAGTCTGTCAAAAGAACCTCTGATGGTCAATGTTGTCTCTGCGGCTGCAAAGACAGAAGTGTTATTTTTAAATATAGGACGGCTGCTTACCACCTGCACGAACAGCTGCACACATCACAACCGCCTGATCCACAATTTGTTTTTTATTTCGGCACGGAAAAATCTGCTGCTTTCGCGCAGAATCTTCCACACCACACCAAAGTCAATCCGCGGGCGGCTACTCTCTTATCTGTCTGCGCAGTCTGCTGCCGCAAACAGTCTTGATTTTACAATTCCGTTTAACAGACAGCAGCTCGCAGACTACCTGAATGTAGACCGCAGTGCACTTTCTGCAGAACTCTCAAAAATGCAGCGGGAGGGTCTCCTTACAACGGAGCGCAATCATTTTACCCTCTGCGAAGATCCTTTAGAATCTTAA
- a CDS encoding 4Fe-4S binding protein: protein MVRRVIQIDEEKCNGCGICAEACHEGAIGIVDGKAKLLRDDYCDGLGDCLPNCPVGAISFIEREAAAYDEAAVQENKKKKMQAMGQALSGGCPGSRMRQLERKPAEENQNAGLPVSSELRQWPVQIKLAPINAPYFDGAKLLIAADCTAYAYGSFHQDFIRGKVTLIGCPKLDDVDYSEKLTEIIRNNDIKSVTVVRMEVPCCGGLEHAAVTALKNSGKFIPWNVVTISIDGKILD from the coding sequence ATGGTACGCAGAGTGATCCAGATAGACGAAGAAAAATGTAACGGTTGTGGAATTTGTGCGGAGGCATGCCACGAGGGCGCGATCGGCATTGTGGACGGAAAGGCAAAACTGCTTCGTGATGATTATTGTGACGGACTTGGCGACTGTCTGCCAAACTGTCCGGTCGGAGCGATCTCTTTTATCGAGCGTGAGGCAGCAGCTTATGATGAGGCAGCCGTACAGGAAAATAAAAAGAAAAAAATGCAGGCGATGGGACAGGCACTTTCCGGCGGATGTCCGGGTTCAAGAATGCGTCAGCTTGAAAGAAAACCTGCAGAAGAAAATCAGAATGCAGGTTTACCGGTCAGCTCCGAATTGCGGCAGTGGCCGGTACAGATCAAACTTGCACCAATCAATGCACCATACTTTGACGGGGCAAAACTTTTAATCGCAGCAGACTGTACCGCATACGCATACGGCAGTTTCCACCAGGATTTTATCCGTGGAAAAGTGACGCTGATCGGCTGCCCGAAATTAGATGATGTGGATTACAGTGAAAAGCTGACGGAGATCATCAGAAATAATGATATCAAGAGCGTGACGGTCGTTCGAATGGAAGTGCCTTGCTGTGGCGGACTGGAACATGCAGCAGTGACCGCATTAAAGAACAGTGGAAAATTCATTCCATGGAATGTTGTAACGATCTCAATTGACGGAAAAATTTTAGATTAA
- the hcp gene encoding hydroxylamine reductase, with translation MFCFQCEQTAGCSGCTGAAGVCGKKSVTADLQDELTGALVGLAHACMNNPKTEQTDRIIIEGLFTTITNVNFNDETLREMIARVREEKGRVVPGCAACMSPCGNTSDYDMKRMWEADEDIRSLKSLILFGIRGMAAYAYHAMVLGYTNEEVNDFFYRALFAVGEDFEMEDLLPLVLETGKVNLTCMEMLDRANTETFGTPVPTEVPLMVEKGPFIVITGHDLYDLKLLLEQTKDKGINIYTHGEMLPAHAYPELKKYPHLKGNFGTAWQNQQKEFANIPAPVLYTTNCLMPVKESYADRVFTTEVVSYPEMVHIGEDKDFTPVIEKALELGGYKEDTAFTGINGGTKVMTGFGHGTVLGVADQVIAAVKSGDIRHFFLVGGCDGARVGRNYYTEFVKQTPKDTMILTLACGKYRFNDLDLGTIGGLPRILDMGQCNDAYSAIRVAVALAEAFDCGVNELPLSMVLSWYEQKAVCILLTLLHLGIKNIKLGPTLPAFISPNILNYLVDNYGIAPITTPEADLAEILG, from the coding sequence ATGTTTTGTTTTCAGTGTGAGCAGACAGCGGGATGCAGTGGATGTACAGGGGCAGCCGGCGTGTGTGGAAAGAAAAGCGTGACAGCGGATTTACAGGATGAACTGACAGGAGCACTTGTGGGACTTGCACATGCCTGCATGAATAATCCAAAGACAGAGCAGACAGACCGCATTATAATAGAAGGTTTATTCACAACGATCACGAATGTGAATTTTAATGATGAGACACTGCGTGAGATGATCGCCCGTGTCCGGGAAGAAAAAGGAAGAGTGGTGCCGGGATGTGCAGCCTGCATGTCACCGTGCGGCAATACCAGCGATTATGATATGAAGCGGATGTGGGAGGCAGATGAGGATATCCGTTCCTTAAAATCCCTGATCTTATTCGGAATCCGCGGTATGGCAGCATACGCTTATCATGCCATGGTACTCGGCTATACAAATGAGGAAGTAAACGACTTTTTCTACCGTGCATTATTTGCAGTCGGAGAGGATTTCGAGATGGAAGATCTGCTTCCACTCGTGCTTGAGACAGGGAAAGTAAACCTTACCTGCATGGAAATGTTAGACCGTGCCAACACAGAAACTTTTGGAACCCCGGTACCGACGGAAGTTCCTCTGATGGTGGAAAAGGGACCGTTTATCGTCATTACCGGTCATGACCTTTATGACTTAAAACTGTTGTTAGAGCAGACAAAAGATAAGGGAATCAACATTTATACCCACGGCGAGATGCTGCCGGCACATGCCTACCCGGAATTAAAGAAATACCCACATTTAAAAGGCAACTTTGGTACCGCATGGCAGAATCAGCAGAAGGAGTTTGCAAATATCCCTGCACCGGTTCTTTATACGACAAACTGTCTGATGCCGGTCAAAGAGAGTTATGCGGACCGCGTGTTTACAACGGAGGTAGTATCTTATCCTGAAATGGTTCACATCGGAGAGGATAAGGATTTTACACCGGTCATCGAAAAAGCGTTAGAGCTTGGCGGTTACAAAGAGGATACTGCATTTACCGGAATCAACGGTGGAACAAAGGTCATGACAGGATTTGGACACGGAACGGTACTCGGCGTGGCAGATCAGGTGATCGCAGCCGTAAAATCCGGTGATATCCGCCATTTCTTCCTGGTAGGAGGCTGTGATGGCGCCCGTGTGGGAAGAAATTATTATACAGAGTTTGTAAAACAGACGCCAAAGGATACCATGATCTTAACACTTGCATGTGGAAAATACCGTTTCAATGATCTTGACCTTGGAACGATCGGTGGACTGCCGAGAATCCTTGATATGGGACAGTGCAACGATGCCTACAGTGCGATCCGTGTCGCAGTGGCACTTGCGGAGGCATTTGACTGTGGCGTGAATGAGCTGCCGCTTTCCATGGTGCTTTCCTGGTACGAACAGAAAGCAGTCTGCATTTTACTGACACTGCTCCACCTTGGTATAAAAAATATAAAGCTAGGACCGACACTGCCGGCATTTATTTCACCAAATATCCTGAATTATCTGGTAGATAATTATGGAATCGCACCGATTACGACACCGGAAGCAGATTTAGCAGAGATCCTTGGATAA
- a CDS encoding sensor domain-containing diguanylate cyclase, which produces MERIWNFFENMNEYVYVADADTHELVYMNKKMRDTYGIHSKEELAGKKCYELLQNSSLPCTICNNDELQEGQFKEWRYFNPLLNKYFKIKDTVVEDNGRRYRIEIALNISSQEHQKNVVRRYEKLEKIVNEGLRLALGTSSADKSLDIILEYIGKALDGERTYIFEHNENGCDDNTYEWVANGIKPEKDNLQNLPPELCANWYRNFQEDKNIVIENLENIREEDSEQYKNLKRQDIHSLVVVPLYWEKKIIGFYGVDNPPAESLDYVSDMLHIMGSFIVSSIRRRNLLRQLERMSYRDQLTQFGNRYAVDWFVEHEWNGEQIGVVYCDITGLKKVNDEQGHEAGDRLIIRACECLAGVFKGYGLYRIGGDEFLVLCLGIEEKDLREHVEKLRMDMKEHQVTMAVGMIWKEHGPKDIDLLLNESERLMYEDKDRYYKEHGLKRRR; this is translated from the coding sequence ATGGAAAGAATCTGGAATTTTTTTGAAAATATGAATGAATATGTTTATGTTGCAGATGCGGATACCCATGAACTGGTTTATATGAATAAAAAGATGAGAGATACTTATGGGATACATTCAAAAGAAGAACTTGCCGGCAAAAAATGTTATGAATTGCTTCAGAATTCAAGCCTGCCCTGTACGATCTGCAATAATGATGAACTGCAGGAGGGACAGTTTAAGGAGTGGCGGTATTTTAACCCGCTTTTAAATAAATACTTTAAAATTAAGGATACTGTTGTGGAGGACAATGGCAGACGATATAGAATAGAGATTGCTCTGAATATAAGTTCTCAGGAACATCAGAAAAATGTGGTACGCCGCTACGAAAAACTGGAAAAAATCGTTAATGAGGGACTGCGTCTTGCCCTTGGAACATCTTCTGCGGATAAATCGCTGGACATCATTCTGGAATATATAGGAAAGGCATTAGATGGAGAGAGGACATATATTTTTGAGCATAATGAGAATGGGTGCGATGACAACACTTACGAGTGGGTTGCAAATGGAATCAAGCCGGAGAAAGATAATTTACAGAACCTTCCACCAGAATTATGTGCCAACTGGTATCGGAATTTTCAAGAAGATAAAAACATTGTAATTGAAAATCTGGAGAACATCAGAGAGGAAGATTCGGAACAGTATAAGAATCTGAAACGTCAGGATATCCATTCACTGGTGGTTGTTCCACTTTATTGGGAGAAAAAGATCATTGGATTTTACGGAGTGGATAATCCACCGGCAGAATCATTAGATTATGTTTCCGATATGCTTCATATCATGGGATCTTTTATTGTTTCCTCCATTCGGAGAAGAAATCTGCTCCGTCAGTTAGAACGCATGAGTTATCGTGACCAGCTCACTCAGTTTGGCAATCGTTATGCGGTCGACTGGTTTGTGGAGCATGAGTGGAATGGGGAACAGATCGGTGTAGTGTACTGCGATATCACAGGGCTGAAAAAGGTCAATGATGAGCAGGGGCATGAAGCCGGAGATCGGTTGATCATCAGGGCATGTGAGTGCTTAGCGGGTGTATTTAAGGGGTATGGTCTGTATCGGATCGGCGGCGATGAATTTTTAGTACTTTGTCTTGGAATTGAGGAAAAAGACCTGAGGGAACACGTTGAGAAACTGCGCATGGATATGAAAGAACATCAGGTTACAATGGCGGTTGGCATGATATGGAAAGAACACGGTCCTAAGGATATTGATCTGCTTTTAAACGAATCGGAGCGCCTGATGTATGAGGATAAAGACAGGTATTATAAGGAACACGGACTGAAACGGCGCAGATAA
- a CDS encoding glycoside hydrolase family 43 protein, which produces MNVNPITRLDYPDLDVIRVEDTYYMVSTTMHFMPGCEILQSFDLVHWEHVTYVYETLDHTDAQQLKSGQNIYGQGMWAASLRYHEGRFYICFVANDTRKTYLYTSEKIDGPWKKQLIEGFYHDGSLLFDEDGRNYIVYGNDEIWITELNEDLTAPKKDGLHRLLVSDHKNPELGYEGSHIQKINGYYYIFLVHSLRDRWMRTEACFYSDSLEGEFTGGDVLCDDRGYCGQGVAQGGIVDTPDGKWYAMLFQDSGAVGRIPILLPVTWKDHFPFFGQNGHVPEEIEVHSTRPGYIYQPLVGSDDFCNGLLPRWQFNHDPDPRYYHLDALQGTYTITTREVCTELTQAVNTLTQRMSYPSCAAEVTVDASALKEGDVAGLCALQSCYAAVGITKHHGKYEVLMLDKKEDGILDMTEGTVVESHQMDFRLEADFCNMKDEARCYYRVNKGDWLPIGNVHKLYFKLDHFTGCRFGLFCYAAEETGGSACFRDFKYYDVDEIS; this is translated from the coding sequence ATGAATGTAAATCCTATAACAAGATTGGATTATCCAGATCTGGACGTGATCCGCGTAGAAGACACCTATTATATGGTATCCACAACCATGCACTTTATGCCGGGCTGTGAGATTCTGCAGTCTTTTGATCTGGTGCACTGGGAGCATGTGACTTATGTCTATGAGACGTTGGATCATACGGATGCGCAGCAACTGAAAAGCGGTCAGAATATTTACGGACAGGGCATGTGGGCAGCTTCCCTGCGCTATCATGAAGGCCGATTTTATATCTGCTTTGTGGCAAATGATACCCGTAAGACTTATTTGTATACTTCGGAAAAAATAGATGGTCCATGGAAAAAGCAGCTGATAGAAGGCTTTTATCATGACGGCTCTTTATTATTTGATGAGGATGGCAGAAACTATATTGTATATGGAAATGATGAAATCTGGATTACAGAATTGAATGAAGATTTGACTGCACCAAAGAAGGACGGATTACATCGTCTTTTAGTCAGTGATCATAAGAACCCGGAGCTAGGCTATGAGGGTTCTCATATTCAAAAAATAAACGGCTATTATTATATTTTTCTGGTTCATTCCCTGAGAGACCGCTGGATGCGGACGGAAGCATGCTTTTACAGTGATTCTCTGGAAGGAGAATTCACGGGTGGAGATGTACTTTGTGATGATCGTGGATATTGTGGGCAGGGCGTGGCACAGGGAGGAATAGTGGATACGCCGGATGGAAAGTGGTATGCAATGCTGTTTCAGGATTCCGGAGCAGTTGGACGGATTCCTATTCTGCTTCCGGTTACCTGGAAGGATCATTTTCCGTTTTTTGGACAGAACGGACATGTGCCGGAAGAAATAGAGGTTCACAGTACCAGACCAGGATATATTTATCAGCCATTAGTGGGAAGTGATGATTTCTGTAATGGGCTGCTTCCGCGCTGGCAGTTTAATCATGATCCAGATCCACGGTACTATCATCTGGATGCATTGCAGGGAACCTATACAATTACAACACGGGAAGTTTGTACAGAGCTTACACAGGCAGTAAATACGCTTACGCAAAGGATGAGTTATCCGTCCTGCGCAGCTGAGGTTACTGTTGATGCTTCTGCATTGAAAGAGGGCGATGTCGCAGGTTTGTGTGCGTTGCAGAGCTGTTATGCTGCAGTTGGCATTACAAAACATCATGGAAAATATGAAGTCCTTATGCTGGATAAAAAAGAAGATGGTATATTGGATATGACGGAAGGAACTGTTGTTGAATCACATCAGATGGATTTTCGTCTTGAAGCAGATTTCTGTAACATGAAGGATGAAGCACGCTGCTATTACCGGGTAAATAAGGGAGACTGGCTACCCATCGGAAACGTGCATAAGCTGTACTTCAAACTGGATCATTTTACTGGTTGCCGGTTTGGTCTGTTCTGCTATGCGGCAGAGGAAACAGGAGGAAGTGCCTGCTTCCGGGATTTTAAGTATTATGATGTTGATGAAATCTCATAA
- a CDS encoding helix-turn-helix domain-containing protein, which translates to MLSDNIQLLRKRAGMSQEQLAELTETSRQTVSKWESGESIPDVIACDRMAEAFGVALEDMLHYEEKNKSLPLPPKGKHMFGTVTVGARGQIVLPKKAREVFQIKAGDTIMVLGDEAQGIALVKADDMIDFVQQALKMANQKDKN; encoded by the coding sequence ATGCTTTCAGATAATATACAGTTACTTAGAAAACGGGCAGGAATGTCACAGGAGCAGTTAGCGGAACTGACGGAAACGAGCAGACAGACGGTCTCAAAATGGGAATCTGGGGAGAGTATTCCGGATGTGATCGCCTGTGACAGGATGGCAGAAGCATTTGGTGTGGCGTTGGAGGATATGCTGCATTATGAGGAAAAAAATAAAAGTCTTCCACTTCCGCCAAAAGGGAAGCATATGTTTGGAACGGTTACAGTCGGAGCGAGAGGACAGATCGTTCTGCCAAAGAAGGCGAGAGAAGTTTTTCAGATCAAAGCGGGAGATACGATCATGGTGTTAGGTGATGAAGCACAGGGGATTGCCCTGGTCAAAGCAGATGATATGATAGATTTCGTGCAGCAGGCATTAAAAATGGCAAATCAAAAGGATAAGAACTAA
- a CDS encoding acyltransferase family protein, producing MIFHVYFYYNNIGTEAMFAGLKPYEGAVTFAGIYQYFVYPWFMLLLFVVAGISARYALEKRTERQFLKERVDKILAPSTLGVLAFGWLGGYVIYLHTARGNMPESVPAFVRVIIILCCGIGALWFCHVLFVAALFLLLIRKIAGKCNAAYHVLPERHLYSGIFSRILPVFE from the coding sequence GTGATCTTTCATGTTTATTTTTATTACAATAATATTGGAACCGAGGCGATGTTTGCCGGTTTAAAACCGTATGAAGGAGCAGTTACATTTGCGGGGATTTACCAGTATTTTGTATACCCGTGGTTTATGTTACTGCTGTTTGTAGTCGCCGGAATCAGTGCAAGATATGCACTGGAAAAGAGGACAGAAAGACAGTTTTTGAAAGAGAGGGTGGATAAGATTCTGGCGCCGTCGACACTTGGTGTTCTGGCATTTGGCTGGCTCGGTGGATATGTGATCTATCTTCACACTGCGCGTGGCAATATGCCGGAGAGTGTACCGGCTTTTGTGAGAGTCATTATCATCTTATGCTGTGGTATCGGGGCACTGTGGTTTTGCCATGTATTGTTTGTGGCAGCACTATTTCTGCTTCTGATCCGGAAAATTGCAGGAAAATGCAACGCTGCTTATCACGTCCTACCGGAACGGCATTTATATTCCGGCATTTTTAGCCGGATATTACCTGTTTTCGAATGA
- a CDS encoding acyltransferase family protein has product MQENATLLITSYRNGIYIPAFLAGYYLFSNESVMEKIKNAVLLLGICAAVSGIFYIVRCYGMAYTDKDVLSRWDLNLYAFFMVLLVLGAGPKWLDFSNNFTNYMGKCCFGIYVLHIPVLLVINYLLAGKELPLTVVYGIELVGGFVVSILLYEVIRRIPVLRYWILGIRKQRNNV; this is encoded by the coding sequence TTGCAGGAAAATGCAACGCTGCTTATCACGTCCTACCGGAACGGCATTTATATTCCGGCATTTTTAGCCGGATATTACCTGTTTTCGAATGAAAGTGTCATGGAAAAAATAAAAAATGCAGTGCTCCTATTGGGCATTTGTGCAGCTGTAAGCGGCATATTTTATATCGTAAGATGTTATGGAATGGCATATACGGACAAAGATGTACTGTCAAGATGGGATTTAAACCTGTATGCATTTTTTATGGTTTTGCTCGTGCTTGGTGCAGGTCCAAAATGGCTTGATTTTTCCAATAATTTTACGAATTATATGGGAAAATGCTGTTTCGGTATCTATGTATTACATATCCCGGTACTTTTAGTGATCAATTATCTTCTGGCTGGAAAGGAGCTGCCATTGACTGTAGTCTATGGTATTGAATTGGTGGGTGGATTTGTGGTTTCAATCTTATTATATGAAGTGATACGTCGGATCCCGGTGCTTAGATACTGGATTTTGGGGATTCGGAAACAACGGAATAACGTTTGA
- a CDS encoding Hsp20/alpha crystallin family protein — protein sequence MLLPSIFGENLFDDWMDFSFPEIPDVDKTLYGKHAKNMMKTDVKETEKGYEVAVDLPGFKKDEIQLELNDGYLTISAEKGLDKEEKDKKDKYIRRERYAGSMSRTFYVGESVTENDIHAKYENGILTLDVPKEEAKKVPEKRYISIEG from the coding sequence ATGTTACTGCCTAGCATTTTTGGAGAAAACTTATTTGATGACTGGATGGATTTCTCATTCCCAGAGATTCCGGATGTTGATAAAACATTGTATGGTAAACATGCAAAGAACATGATGAAGACAGATGTAAAGGAGACCGAGAAAGGTTACGAAGTAGCCGTTGATCTTCCAGGATTTAAGAAAGACGAGATCCAGCTTGAGTTAAACGATGGTTACCTTACCATCAGCGCTGAGAAGGGTCTCGACAAGGAAGAGAAGGATAAGAAAGACAAATACATCAGACGTGAACGTTACGCCGGAAGTATGAGCCGTACCTTCTATGTAGGCGAGAGTGTTACCGAAAACGATATCCACGCAAAATACGAAAATGGTATTTTAACACTGGATGTCCCGAAGGAAGAAGCAAAGAAAGTTCCGGAAAAACGATACATATCCATTGAGGGATAA
- a CDS encoding response regulator transcription factor, which produces MRIFLAEDEQDLNAIIVQKLTEDGYSVDHCFDGRTAIDILSCTEYDAVILDIMMPKADGFTVLRALRGMGKTTPVLFLTAKDAVSDRVKGLDSGANDYLVKPFSFEELSARLRAMMRGSFGVTDNVLHIADLSLDCTSHRVMRGGKEITLSAKEYAMLEYFMYNQGRVLSREMIEDHVWNFDYEGGTNVVDVYISYLRKKIDGGYDKKLIHTVRGRGFIMREEI; this is translated from the coding sequence ATGAGAATTTTTTTGGCGGAAGATGAACAGGATTTAAATGCCATTATTGTTCAAAAACTGACTGAGGATGGTTACAGTGTGGATCATTGTTTTGATGGCAGGACAGCAATAGATATCCTTTCCTGTACGGAGTATGATGCAGTGATTCTTGATATTATGATGCCAAAAGCAGATGGATTTACAGTGCTGCGTGCGCTGAGGGGAATGGGAAAGACAACACCGGTGCTATTTCTGACAGCAAAGGATGCTGTTTCGGACAGAGTAAAGGGATTAGACAGTGGGGCAAATGATTATCTTGTGAAGCCATTTTCGTTTGAAGAGTTGTCAGCACGTCTGCGCGCAATGATGAGGGGATCTTTCGGAGTTACTGACAATGTTTTGCATATTGCGGATCTTTCTTTGGATTGCACTTCCCACAGGGTAATGCGGGGGGGAAAAGAGATCACATTATCGGCTAAAGAGTATGCCATGCTGGAATATTTCATGTACAATCAGGGGCGTGTGCTGTCTCGTGAGATGATAGAGGATCATGTCTGGAATTTTGATTACGAAGGGGGCACGAATGTAGTGGATGTTTATATCAGCTATCTTCGAAAAAAAATTGATGGTGGATATGACAAAAAGTTGATTCATACAGTCCGTGGAAGAGGATTTATAATGAGAGAGGAAATTTAA